A stretch of DNA from Plasmodium brasilianum strain Bolivian I chromosome 3, whole genome shotgun sequence:
ACAAAAGGCAGTTCTGTGCTTAACTGTcattaaatgaaaagttaCGCTCAAATGTTATAGTATATAAGGGGCATGAAATAtaacacatgtatatatatttatatgtacgtatgtatgtatgtataaatgtatatatacatatatatgtatgcatgtatatatgtatgcgaGGGTGTATAATAATGCGTATGCTTAATATAATACGGTTGGTCATACATGAAAACCTCGAAATAACAATCGTTTAGTAATAAATTAAGCTTGAACAGTTTTTACATGTTAATACACTGAATACCTTTCCATTTAaacaaattcttttttttttcttttttgagaGAGGGGGGGAGGTTCTCACTGATAATATACTGTGAAATTTTATAGATATGAATTAAATCTGTTTAATATCCTGAGCATAATGTGTGTCAAGTTTAagttttaacaaataaaagaaagataTAGTTCTCcaaggaagaaaaaatgcAGACCTTTTTAAATGTACAATAAAACTGCGTTTttagaaaatacaaaatagtGCGATAATGGCTGTCTATTAAGTTTCACATAAGTAtgagtatattttatacatataaatatgggTACAGAGGGTAAAAAAagtgttttgtttttttgtttttttcgtTTCTAAATAAAATCTGACACATACTAtagtatataagtatatctATTCAATTAATGAGTTCCCATTTTATTTGGGATAAATATACGAAAaaacagaagaaaaaaaaaatatctaattatattttatattaatactataTAATGTGAAATATATTCTTTGTGATACTTTTATTGATGTAAGAAGAGAAAAGTGtacgtaaaaaatttaacataGGAAATGTGCTTTGCTCATGTGTGAGCTTTTACGTGTGTACTCGTAAATATagacatacatacatgtatatacagtacacacatatatatacagtacacacatatatatacagtgcacacatatatatacagtacaaacatatatatacagtgcacacatatatatacagtacacacatatatatacagtacacacatatatatacagtacacacatatatatacagtacACCCATATACTTAAACATACTTATAAATTcctatacatacacatataaacatgtgcgcattgtataaaattatgttaatttagaacaaaaaaacaaaaaaaatgattttaaaaCTTTGCGAcgtttttttataagaaaataagCCCCTTTTGCGCATTTTCTATTATGAACGAgaaatgatattataaaagaagaaaatcagcccccacatatatatagtatatataaatatatacaaacatatgtgtatatatacacaaaatttCTATAAATGTCCGTATAAAAAACCATATgagtaaaaaaatagagtgtataatttttattttggtgATGTCGTACCTACacttgtaaaaaaaaaaaataaaaagtataaaatacatacgcatcataaaaaaaaaatgtatgtatataaatacatgcacatatatacacatgtacacacatgaatatgtacataatatatatacatatatatatatatattttttttacggAAACGGGGAAACAGCTATTAGacatggtaaaaaaaaaaaaaaaatgcaaatagGAAATGGAAAACTAGAAGTACTACTGTTTTaagatattataatataactcTTTCCTACTGTTCTATATCACAAATTAGtgatatgtgtatatatatatacatatatataaatgcatgttcgattttgcattttttttttttctttaaaatttcattttgctAGTTAATtggaattatatatttgaataacttttttttttcttttttttttttttttctctctacACTAATAATTGACGATACACACTGTCATTTAATGTGtaatttgatataatttaacAATATCATTCgggaaaatatttaaaaaattgtttattttttataattatttctttattttatgaaacaTTCCTTATGTTTCTTCACTGATTAttcaatatattacaatttagtacactaaaaattaaaatatttcattacacatatataaatataaatatataaatataaatatataaatataaatatataaatataaatatataaatataaatataaatatatatatattatatatatatatatgtacacgcaCACAGATATTcctatacacacatatatatatacccatataACCTATTTAAAATACCCTGTCACTTCAAAATGAATTTCAAAAGATTTATATCCtccatatttataattttcattttatacaCTGTAGTCGATATAATTGTAGAAGCATCAGATACAACTGATAAGACCAAACAAACTACAGGGAAAGTACCTATTACCACTATGGGAAGTAGCAATGAAAACAATGCTATTAAGAAAGATGCAGACACAACAACACCTATGGACACTGAAAAAGCTTTaagtgaaattaaaaatatatcagagaccttaaataaaaaaacatcaTCTAACACAGGTATAATTATCAGCACCGCATTAATTAACATGGTCCTGTTAGTTTTATTGTCTGCATTTATTGGttatacaacaaaaaaaataggtaTTAGTGAGGATTTTCCAAGCGAAGTAGATGATAAAGATGTGGGTAAACCAACAAAAGCTTAATAGTATTGTAAGGGgagatattttataaaagtgtttggaaaaaaaaaaaaaaaaggataagtAAATCGaagaagtattttttttaaatttatgaacactttataataaatttacacATTTACAAGTTCATATtggtatgcatatatttacatataaaaacgTAGTCACGTGAAGCCTCCTACACCTCAAGAGTATCGAGGGAATAGAAGTTTTAACCcctttaaatatgtatacacacccaacttttttcctttttttttccttttattccCGCTATTcgttatatttcttttatttctattattccttttatttattttattttattctattcatttttttttttttttttttcttaaattttttaaaaatacccACATTTTACGTCAAACGAGTAAAGAACGTGTCGCTTACTGGTTAGCATGAACAGACATTCGAAatatattctctttttttttttttaatgtaagcatatgtatatgtatatatatatatatatatatatatatatatatatatatatatatatatagttggTACATATATGCTCATCCCTAAGCTCGTTGATATACCATGACAAAGTTTCACacgtaagtatatatttaccgCTTTAAACAAACAGTAGGATAAATACACcttttcattcttttaatttttattgtactgtaactaattatattatatatatataatatgggTTCATAATAATACGAAGACATGTATACATTAATATGCATATTCCTTCGATGAAATATggaaaaaccaaaaaaaactCTAAACGAGCTACAAacttaaagaataaaaataaatgaacatagCTACAGATAAGCACAATGATAAAAAGCATACACTGTAGTAATCTTGAGAACACAACAAAATAGTACAGGGTAAGGCGCATATATAATAGCATATTAAAAGCATAATTTTCCTACAACTTTTGCTacctcatatatatatacgtacatacacacatacatacatacataaaccctcatatataaacatatatacatatgtcaTATAGGAAACTTTATATCTGACATGCGCAGTCCTTcaatgtatgtattatgcaTATTAGCAAACATCCAAAAGAGGAAAATTTatgaaacatttttaataaaaaaaaaataataatcataaataaaaaataaataaaaaacataaaaataaaaatagaaataaatataaatataaacatcaacataaacataaacatcAACATAAACATCAACATAAACATcaacataaacataaacataaacataaacatcaacataaacataaacataaacataaataaaagtacTTAAAAAGAATGtactttatataataaaaacaaattgtatttcttgtattttcttgggaaattttttttttttttttttcgtttttaccCGTAAATAGAGTTCATAAAAGGAATGTACTATTAATACGACTGTACTTAATATTGTAGTATGATACATTGATTCATACACTATGGGGTTGATATAAGTACATCCGCATTCagtatacgtgtatataatACCTGAATCTACAATtaaatatgcatttttataaatatttaagatTTGTTTTCGTAAAATAACAAAGGTTTAATTGAAAtgtattttccttattttattttattttattttttttcattttggtTTTTCAtgctttattatatatataaataaactattttttaaatgctaaaattatagaattgtaaatttttaaaattctaaaaaaaaattaaaagaacaGGTACATAAATACAAAGCAACTCCTTTTTAGGtgttatatttacaattttttttttttttttctttgttttccACTTCCgccctttttatttttacctttgATAACATGAAGGTATACATACTGATGTagccatatatatacaaatacgtctgtatgtatgtatgtatataaatatttacatatatatacttccGTAACAATATACATTTGTTAGATGTAAAGCACactaattttgttatatgcataatatcAAGATTGCAGAATAAGAAAAACTAAGTAATTTGTGTTTTCCATTTACAGtcatatttttgaaaaacatATACAAGATATACatggacatatatatatacctatatatgtatatatatgcatatccATTGTTACATGTATTTTTcgtttcatttaattttgcaCTTTGCGGAATAAACACAAAATCGCATAGCCAtctacaataataataaaactgGAATAGAAAAAAGACGAGAAATAAAACTATCAAGagacaaataataattttaatagatTGTAAATGTCTTGATAGTACTGTTGTGGATAACTACAACTTGAgttatctcttttttatataactttttttttttttttatttgatttcaGGCAAGTGCACAAGTGCTTGTTATACCTTCGTTACACGATAACTTTGCATACGTAGTAATTGATGagtaatataataagaaaaaaggaaacgaTAAACTTATATAACGCTTGCTAAAGGGATAcacgtatttatatatatatatatatatatatatatatatatacatttatatctGTGTATGCATGGGTGTATCCATctatctgtatatatatatatatatatacatttatatctGTGTATGCATGGGTGTATCCATctatctgtatatatatatatatatatatatacatttatatctGTGTATGCATGGGTGTATCCATctatctgtatatatatatataaatatatacatttatatctGTGTATGCATGGGTGTATCCATctatctgtatatatatatatatatatacatatataagtctATGCGCGCATACCTGAGGGTGCctatgttcataaaaaagtaaataacattaatttttcatatctgcagaaaaacgaaaaaggCAGCATGCGTTGACCCCGTAGAGCCAGAAAAAGTGCGGACAACTTCCTAACATATATttagtttttatattttaatttttacctttcaatttataatttttacttttcaatttgtaatttttacttttcaatttgtaatttttacttttcaatttgtaatttttacttttcaatatataatattttttttttatttttttacatcctttcctaaaattttgttttcccCTTCTTTGCACCTACACATTTCAGATTCTAAGGAAGATAGAACATCTAGGTGTGGACTTAGAATATGTTTTATGCACACATCATCATTATGATCATTCAggtaaaatagaaaaactGGGTGAACtgaatatttgtatatgcacaaaatgtagctatatatatatatatatatatagatatacagatatatatagatatacagatatatatagatatatatagatatatagatatatatagatatatatagataaatgttaaaaaacaaaacattcctttttattatttattaatttttacccATATTTATGATATTCTTTATTATCGCCCATTTCATACCTTCCTCACTTTGGTATTTTTCTGCTCACATATTATTTCTCTTTGCGCGTATATCACATTATCTTTTCCCATTCATCAAAGGGGGGAATATAAGAATGAAGGAgctaaggaaaaaaataaaagtcgTTGGGTCGGCCTACGAAGCAACGCCTGGTGTTAGTGAAAAGGTTTACGACAGTCAAATTATCCGTCTaggtaattataaaaaaaaaaaaaaaaaaaatagaaaaaggaaaagaaattcccatttaaattattaactgATGAGTAAATAGACAATATACGAACTGATATAACACCATTTTGGGAGCACATCAAAGTAAAGATTGCTCAATGAAGGATGCAACTTCtggaaggggaaaaaaaaaaaaaaaggaaataaaaggaaaaaagaaaatataccatttttttcttttttttcaggggatttatgtataaaagcTATACACGCACCATGTCATACCAGGGGTCATATTATGTACTATGTGTATAGAACTGATGAAAACAAGAACGAAGATTATAATTATGatcctattttatttactgGAGATACATTATTTATAGCTGGGTGTGGTCGGTTCTTTGAAGGTAGTGCAAGAGAGATGTTTAAGAACATAGAAAAAGTGAAAACGTTAAGAAAGGAAACGTTAATATATTGCGGTCATGAGTACACCCTGAACAATTTAAGGTACACATGacgaatttaaaaaaaataaataaaatattaaaaaataagcaaaaaaataaataaaatattaaaaaataagcaaaaaaataaattaataaattacaaaataaatacaaaataaatacaaaataaatacaaaataaatacaaaataaattacaaaataaattacaaaataaattacaaaataataaaataaaacctGTGACATTAGAAATATTGGTGCAACAAAAATGCCATCACTGTACGTACAAGTTTGATTTCCATTTTTGTTGTTcagtttttgtttttacaaaatgatGGCTTTCTCTTCggaaattttttaaactcAGCtgatgtgtacatatgtatacatttatcatatgtatatatatatatatatatatatatatatatattgcatatGTTTTACATCGTTCATTTGTGTTATCACTGCTGTATACAAAATGCACCAAATTACAGGTTTGCCTTGAGCATTGAGAAGGATAATGAACACATGATAAATACAATGAAGGAGGttgaggaaaaaattaaaaataaaaatcattcAGTTCCATCGACAATTGAAAAGGAGAATTTAATAAACCCATTCTTTAGGACTCATCAATATACCAACAAATTTAACACAAATGAcgaaatacaaatattagataaattgagagaattaaaaaatgacttctaatattttttgcacCAATAAAAAACACCATCAGTAAAACAGTAGCAATCATTttagtaacaataacagaaaatataaaaaaaattaaatcaaatcaaataaaaaaaatcaaatcaaatcaaataaattaaataaaatcaaataaaaaaaatcaaatcaaataaaaaaaatcaaatcaAATCAAATCAAAtagattaaataaaataaaaaaaatcaaatcgaataaaataaattaaatgaaataaaaaaaatcaaatcaaataaaataaaaaaaatcaaatcaaagcttaaaatttttaaagaagtttattaagaaaaattgtTTGCTCATAAATGGTGTGTACCTTTTGTATTTATGCATACCCATGTGCTTACATAAAactgtatatatgtttatgtatatatgcattgcacgtatatgtgcgtatatatataggtgcATGTCTATGTAACCATATCTATATGTTAACAACTCTTCCCCCTTTAAATATGACTGACACACACGCTTTAAGACTTAACAGAGTAGTATGCATGAATGACTACCtgtattttttgtaagtCAGATAGGGAAGACTATAAGTggaagggaaaaaaagaaaaaaaaaacgaaaaaaaaaaagaaaaagaaaaaagaaaaagaaaaaacacaCATTTGTACAATAAgtccattttaaaatataacaaaaatattagcaATTATGTGTAACAAATTGACTACACAAAAAAAGgagtattttttaaaaatagaacatcatttatgtaattttttgaaataaagaatttaaaataaatttcaatggtttttttgttaaatccAAACAGAAACCTTTATTTTTGTCATAACTATGCTTTATAACgtaatatgatataatattttttatatccttGTGCGACTTGAGCTTTTCGACGTCCTTGAAATTGTCGTTTGATATAACACATCCTTCTGTggggttaaaaaaaaaaaaaaaaaaaaaagcagtgAAACTATGGAAAAgggtaaaaaatatgtaggAGTTGTAAAAGTAGGGAGCATGCATATTGGAAGCGCATAAATATGATATGCATAAAATGCGAGGAAAATAATTGGAGGGTAGACAAACAGGGAAATGCAAGTTCGTTGAGTGCGGCAAACAGCCATAATAAGCTGCTGACCGAAGGTGTGCTTTTTTTCCtctccattttttaaaaatttactcAACTTTGCAGCATATAAATGAAGTTTCGCATATTCTGCACCAGAAACGTACTAAGTGTGCACcgttacttttattattttttcaattttttcaattttgacAATTTTGCCAATTTTGACAATTTTGccagttttttattttttcagttttctgctttttctgctttttctgctttttcttctttttctactctttcaatttttccaattttttttttaatttttttttttatctttcccACTTTGTTCATGCACTTACTTCTGTGCGCCGCGACCTCTAAAATGAGGACATCGTCGTAGGTCCTCCTGCGAACGATGTTCCCCTTACGACTGTGGTAAAACTTCTCGTTGCTTATTAGTACAACATTTAACTTTATTAAGTTTTCAAGATAGGAATAATTGAACAGCTTTTTATTTCCTAAAAAGAATTCATCCCCTTTTTGAGTCACAGAATTTAAGACTATTAAAATATCttctgcatttttttttttaaaaaataaatatatttcttgtAACAAATAGCAGTCATATACTACTGTTGCATTGTCATTACAACTAAATGAATTGGACAAAATTgtactattatttattactcTGGCACAAACATTTGCCCCGTCGATTATAATACTTCTAAACTTAAAACCTTCCATGGGTATTATATCAAACCCATCACGAATACGAATTAGATAAGAATAAcagtaattataaaaatcttttttagtattattataaccataaaaaaaatttactttattcatgtcttttatattaaaacttGATAAGCCACCACTACTTAGCAATGaagtaatatttaatatctCCTTCGGTATACATATAGATTTCCCCTTCTCcgaaaaataattatcaaCCATTGGGtt
This window harbors:
- a CDS encoding cytosolic glyoxalase II, whose amino-acid sequence is MKASAQVLVIPSLHDNFAYVVIDEKTKKAACVDPVEPEKILRKIEHLGVDLEYVLCTHHHYDHSGGNIRMKELRKKIKVVGSAYEATPGVSEKVYDSQIIRLGDLCIKAIHAPCHTRGHIMYYVYRTDENKNEDYNYDPILFTGDTLFIAGCGRFFEGSAREMFKNIEKVKTLRKETLIYCGHEYTLNNLRFALSIEKDNEHMINTMKEVEEKIKNKNHSVPSTIEKENLINPFFRTHQYTNKFNTNDEIQILDKLRELKNDF
- a CDS encoding parasitophorous vacuole membrane protein S16, whose product is MNFKRFISSIFIIFILYTVVDIIVEASDTTDKTKQTTGKVPITTMGSSNENNAIKKDADTTTPMDTEKALSEIKNISETLNKKTSSNTGIIISTALINMVLLVLLSAFIGYTTKKIGISEDFPSEVDDKDVGKPTKA